Below is a window of Electrophorus electricus isolate fEleEle1 chromosome 1, fEleEle1.pri, whole genome shotgun sequence DNA.
AAAAAATGCCTGTATCCATGTTTACCTGTAAGATGAAACTCCAGACCCAGAGTCCCTTCGGTCTTGCAGCCTTTTGCGTACTTCTGCTTTGCTGGTGCCCAGACTGACAAGCAAGTCATAGCGTCCGATGGTGTACAACAGTTCGGCTAGAAGGTGCCCCTCACCGAGCGAATCCTGCTCATCCAAACGCTGGAAGAGATCTTTCGCGTCCTTTACGGTTTCTAGACGCTTCCTACCGACGAAGTCCGTACACAGGAACTTCAGTGCAGCCACCTCGCTCTTCACGAGCTCCTCGTCAATCTCGTGGAGTGTTCTGACGTCCATCACCAGCTGGATCTCGCCGGCAACATTCAAACTGTCCTACAGGCCTACAGGGGTCTGAGAGAGTCAAGACCATCTTAACATTACCACAGATTCTGCTTTTCAGTTTCGGTCTTTATTAAAGTCAGCAGGTATCGATAGTTAACTAGATATCTTATTCACATGGTCACTCTCCGAAACTCTACAGTAATCCACAACAAACGACAGTtagatacataaataaataaagttacatACTTTACACAAATGTAGTTGGCTGGCTATGtgaacagctagctagctagctagcgatcCTAACCTAGTTGTCTGAAAAAAGTTTCAGCCGttgtagctagttagctaatgtgTCTACATATACAAACGTAGGTACAGGACCCGATCTGTAAacagtttgttttaatgttcCTTTAAAATGGTAAATAGTTCAAAGTAGCTATATTATTAGCATTTACGAAACTAGTTTACCTAGCTACCGTCTAAGCTATCCAAACCGCAATTTAAATCGCTAACGTTAGCTTAGGTAGAGAAATGCAAGTTGTAACTACTTTCTTACcttcttattttaaaatagtgtTAATCTGTTCGTTTTGACATGTCAAATCCAACTACACCTAAAATAGACCATTTCTGACTAGCTAACTACAGAACTGTTTCAAACGACCGAAAATACTTTCGGATTCTACAAGGAACAAGTGGACCAAACGCGCGGGTGAAAAGTGACTCCACTATGTCGCTGAGGCCCTCTAGTGGCTGGCTGCAGCTTAACCCCGCTCAATGCTTAGTAAGGGGTTGGCAAACTCATTTCAAATTACACatctaataaacattttttttggcaATTGTGTTCTGTCAGTTATATAAACTGCCCTCACGTTAATATCCTTtacaatatttttctttacGATGAACGGGTTTTATATAAGTTATTTGATGATGTGTGTCGATGTGGTGATTAACAGCAATTTGCTGTGTTGATTGACAACGAATATTGACGGTCAAAGTCGTGAACACACATGTATCTGACTCGACAACCGCTTTATTacgttttgcttttttatttatttatttagttatttacatTTGACAGTGTGAATAACTTTGACTGTTTGATATTTCTGAAAAGGAACGTCTTGTTCGTCAGTAAATTGTTCAAACAGACCCCGTATGTCAAGTTCTTTGCAGTTGTTTTTGTACATGGCAACAGGACCAGACAAGGCAAGACTTTATTGATCCCGAGGAAAATTGCTGTGTCACAGTAGGATGCATACAGGGATAAATAAGTTAGTCTGAAATAAAAGGGGTGGCAGGAGGTTACAGAAGGCCATCTTAGAAATAAAATTAGATGAGCAAAAAGAATTACTAAAGCAGATTAAATAACAGTTGCGGGTGTAAGATGTAGGTATGTACATGGCATTTACACAATCAGCATCAGTGGGTATTTCACTAATACAGGTATGGGATAGTCGACTATGAGAAGATTATTACTAAGAGCAGCAATGATCACAGTACTCAGTCTAAAGTACAAAACGAAAGTGAAGGCATAGCATAGTTCAGAAAGCAGGAGATTCCTTGAGGATTTGTGGTTTATATGAAACAATATAGCTACTGTGACTGACTCAAGTGTGAGTTGTGGAGTGTAGCTAAACCAAGCCGTAGAGTCAGTGCTTAGATGTAAAATTTAGAGGCTAACAAGGCTAACTTGACAACTAATCTGAATGTGTTATAATGGTTCTGCTAACCAGCTGCAGGTCCCCATTTACTTACAATTGTTTTGAACtattgtgagtttttttttatcaccagATGTTCCGATATGGAGATGGATTTATGATTACAAGTTGTATTGTTACAGTAGCAATCAACTATTGTGGGACTGTGAACAGCTTGGAAACTACCacaatcagaatcagaatcagatttTTGGCTAAGAATGCTGGCACACACAAGGAATTCTGGCTCTGGTTCTGGCTGCTGGTACCTCTCAAACAATACAggcaatatacatacaatacacaGTATACAGATTATgtacaacaatatacaatacacataaaGTGCCAGTAAGTGAGCTAGTGCTATCATCAGTAGTGAGTATGTACGGGAGTGGAGTTGTGACAGAGCATTATATGGTGCATTACTGTAGTTGTGAGCAGCACGTTGACTATcagagaaaatgtattaatttatgaGGGTCCTGGGAGCTTACTACACTCTTATGGAcagagatcttggatgttgttcctgggatctgctggtgCCACTCTTTCCGTTTGTGGGTCAAACCTCTATAGACTTACAAATGTAGATGTTTTGATGTTCACTAAAAGTTGTGCATGTTCACTAAAAAGATTGGTGATTCCTAAGAATGGGCAATTCATTTTAAGGTGTCCCGGTTTTTGTCCCTTCATATCTCCACCGTTGTTGGGAGGAGAAATTTGGGGGTGATGGCTTTGGAAAACTGGTCATCTGATCTTTAAGGCTTTACAATTATAATTTAATACAATTAAATTTTCGGTGGCCGAGATATAAGCGTTCAAATTCGGAGGGCCCGTTAACGTTATCGCTGcattgtgtgcgcgtgtccacAAGGCGGTGGTCCACCCTTAGGAATCAGCAGAATTTACTCGTCTagtgttgatttatttttccgGGGAACAGCGTGGCGACCCGGCCTAATGATGTTACTCAGGGCACGCTAATGAGCCAGTGGTTGAAGCCGCGaagtcaaatcaaatttattgattttttatttatatttatttatttatttttacaacaggtgtttttacaacaggtgtaaagcagctttaaaaaagtccaagtccaagctcccagtgagtaaagacaagggcgacagtggcaagaaaacacttttaagagaaaaataaataaataaatgaaatgacaaaaaaaaaaccaattaatgtctagtctgtgtctgtgagtgtgagcgggcgtgtccctcctgcagGGTACATGGCGCATCGTGACAATAGGAAGGTATGGTAAAGATGGGCCAAGACTATAAGTCAGATCAGTGTTGCCCAACCCTGGTCCTAAAAATCTACCACCAAGCAAATTCTCACCCTTAGTCAAGACCTGATCCTATGAATGAAGGCCTCCAAGAGCCAAGTGTTGGAACATTGTGAGGGAGGTAAATCTTCAAGGCCAAAGTTTGGCCTTAAATTTGTTCACACGACATTGATGTTGGGTCAACAAAGTGAGACTTTTGGAAAGCTAAAATACAATTCTCATTCAATCTAAGAACACATACAAAAGTaactcaaatctgatttgaaataATCAGTTTTGCGTGTTCACACagccctggaaaaaaaaatcagatttatgTCACATTAAGGCAAAGAAATCCGATTTGAGTCACCTCAGATTTAATACGAATGTAGCCAGAGGTGTTTTTCGTGACTACAAAAGAGTAAAGCAAACACAGAATGAGAAGAAGGGtggggaaagaaagacaggagCAGAGTTACTGCTGCTCTGGGTTTCATGTGCTCAGAGTATCAGCTTCCTTCGACCAGAAGCAGGCAGGAAAGAGGACAGAAAGACTAGAGAAACCGTGGCCACttcattttttctttatgtCGTttatgacaatgtgtgtgttttctggcTGATTAttgctttataaatatttattgttgaATTTTTCTTTGAATAAATCTAGCAAGTGTATTTCAGTATCGTGGATTCATTGTTCCCTAATCATCCTTACAGAGTAACCAAAAAATCTTCCAATGGAGCACCACTGTTGTATCACACTCACTTTattccgcacacacacattgtagaTTCCTTGTTAAGGACCACAATCatcaataaaacacagaaataaaaaaaattaaaaagtcaaTAAAGGTAATCAgctaaaaaggtttaaaaaacaaaaacaaacaaacaaacatggcttGGCTTAAGCTGAACTATGTGGGTACATCCAACACAGGAGGGGGCAGCTGAACTATGTAGGTACAGACAACACCAACTTTTTCCTCAAGGTCACATTTTGGATTGGCATCTGTGAGGTTGTCACCATCTTAGACCCGATCGTCACTTTCCTAAGCTCTCTACTCACCTCCTCATTCACGCAGCGCAAGATTGACTGGATGTCTTCACACCTTGCAAATGGATGTTAAAAAGCAGACTTTAATGAGGAAAACATTTTGCTTACAGAATCGGTAGGCTGGTGATAGTTTGTATTACAACACTTACCGTGGACAGTGCAGTTTCAGTTGCTTACACAAAGACTGGATGAACAGTGAGCCTGAACACGGATTCCTCAGTGAGTAGAAGCCTTTCACTGTCGACTGTGCCACAAAGAAATCTCCATCATCTGGGATGCAGATGAACCTGAGAGCATCTGGTTCAAAGTTGGCTTCCTCTTCCAGTTCTTTTGCCTCGAGGTTGTCAGCCTGGACTTGAACAAATTTTTGGGTCTTCTTGCCACGACAGGCTTGGATGAAGAAGACTTTGGGCTTATTGATTAGGGTTTGGCAGGAGGTCGCCTTGAAGGGGTGATATATGTCGCCAATAAGGACGATGTCACCATCAGTCCCGTTCACGCCAGCCTCACTGCCATGGCTCAGAATGCAGCACACAAAACAGTCACCATGGTGATGCCTCTGCCCCAGGTCATTGAGGACGGCCTTCATCTGACCTGCGGTTTGGTTTTTGTATACCTCCACAGAGAAGCCCAGCCAGGTGAACACCTCTTTAAGAGATGCTATTGGACAGAACAGGAGAAATAAACTTTTTAACAAAACATACTTGTTAGATATGTCTTATGATGCTCAGACAACTCATAACTCACAGAAAACGATAATATATTAaggttctatatatatatatatatatatatatatatatatgagacgTGCATTCTTTACAGTGTCAGTCagtttttcactttctttcttgtGCTAAAGTTTTTCATAATTTAATGTCCCCTTCAACATGTCCTTGATGGGTACTTAGAAAATAAACTGTTTACATTCTATATAACAAAGTCTCAAGCAACAGTTATGTCTTTTATTGCTCACAATTCTGTGCTTTTGTTAtgtaactttaaaataaatatgtttgtattGGTATTGGTCTGGTActtatatgtgtatgtggaaTCAGCTTAGGTCGCTATTCACTTGATTCACTTGATATTGAGATGCAGAGAATGTGGCTTCAGAAAAAGACTAATAGATCTACAAACCTTCATCTTCATCAGAACCTTTACGGTCACCGAAATCTGGACAAAATGTGACATTATTGATGATCACACAGACACCACGAGGAACACTGGTCATTTTGTACTCGCTGATctggaaaatgtaaagaagtGTTATGCTTTGTCTATTGTCAGGTACATACACTTATCTGATGCTATCCTAAACTGGCTCACAAAATCCTAAATGAAAAAGCAGAGAATATGAAGAAACTCCTTGTGCTTGGGATCACCTCTGTGGGTGCTGGAGGTCGAGGGTTGAAGAACTCTTGATGCTGGGGGTTAGACTCAGAGCTCCTGAAGAGCTCTTGAAGCTGGGGGAATGTTTGCTGCAGCTCCTTGTTCTGCAAGAGCTGTAAGAATGTGCAGCAGGTCTTGTCCCCCTTGTTCATGACCTTGTCAAGAAAGTTAATGATGATATTCTCCTGTGTATGGTGAGGATGATGAAGGCTGCTGTACTCTCGCTTGGTGAGGATTTCATTCTGATGAGCGTACTGCAGCACAAAGCTTGCATCTGCCGACAGAGTGTCAATGAGGAAGATCTTCATCTCACGAACAGTCTCCATGACTAAACAGGAAAAACATATAGGAAATAGGAATGATTCCTGATTTTTGCATTACTGTCGAATAAATGAAAACTGCTTATGTCTATCTTTCTATATTAATGCAAGTGTTTGGTGGTAGGCTATATACATGTTATGTGTACGCTTGCTTTTCGTTTGGCCAAGTCAGTGTAATAAATAGTAGTCTGCGTGCAATATAAGTAGCCAAGTATAATCATGAATAGTTAACCGTGAGTAATAGAAGGCAGGCAAATACCGCCCCACATGGTAGTCAACGAACGACCAAAAGCCTGACGAGGCCAACGCGCTACTTGAGGTAAAGGGAAACTGAACACTATTTCGCAATTTTTACATACGAACCATTCATGACCATAATGAATAAGGTAACAcagcttaaaaaaacaaaaaaaaaacaaaacaaaacaaaaaaaaaacagctaaaaagaGCAGGTTAGTCGAGGTCTTTATTTCACAAAGgatcaaaaatgtatttccgAGGGGAAATCAGGCGCTAGTATCTAGAAGATTAAGATACTTTGCACGTGTCTCCAATGCAGTTTGCTAATTACTCCAACCGATTTTCATTTATTCCCCATGTAATcgtcataaaatatatttacagacCTTAAAAACCGCGAAAGCATCAGCACGCAACCGTATTTAGTCAGCGACTTCCGTCTTTAGTTTTGCTTTTCTGAAAGGTGCCTTACACTGACTGGCCACTGGGGATCCGAATTCAAAAGGTACAGTTTTTTGTAAATATGGTTTTTCGCAGGCATCACTGGAGTGCTTACGTTTACTAACCTCTAATGTCCTTGTTTtaactgtgttttgtgtttaccgCCTGAGCAGTGAACATGATTTACATGAAGTTTATGTCTCATTTGGTTTAAAACCGACTAAGCCACGTGGCTGAAATGACACTCAATCTTATATAAGGAATATAATCTTTCAATAAGACAACATTTCTGCAATAAACttgttaaatgaaaatatactttttattGATCccttaaacaaatgtttgtttctaaTGCACTGCTTAAATTGCATTTAAAGAGTCACAAATCCGAAGTATGTCATATCGTATAAAACCTAcaattaaaacaatgttttaatattaaaggGCAGTTATGGATCTGGATTTAACAGGTGAGTTTACTGTGAGTTAGTGTGTTGATAGAGTATGTTACTCAAGAGAATGCGGCGATGTGATGACTGGGTTGCATGTTGAGTCATGTGCTTGTATTTTACTGGATTCACTTACCTTCTTCCACATCACTCATGTGAGCTGAGGTTAtgctgtgtatgcatgtgtgtagtgtacatAGTCAcaaatgtggatgtgtttgtatTATGATCTGTGCTTCTTTTTTGTCCTCCAGAGGGCATAAATGAAATCCGTCCTGCAGTTTACCGCGCTACTCTGAAACTCCAGTCCCTACAGAAATTATGCAACAGTGAGTTAATCTCCCAGTCTGTATGATGATAACATGTATGTTGGTCTATATAACCAACCATAAGTCATGCtttctaaaaaacaaatgtatcatTATATTACACTATTTTCACTGAGTAGCAAAGGTATGATGGTCTTAATCTCACGTGATACCATATACTGTTACTAATGTGTTCTTAATCTCATGTGTGACACATGCCATACACTGTTCTTAATGTGTTCTTTATCTCACGTGatacactgtacactgttcCTACTGTGTTCTTTATCTCACGTGTGATACACACTGTACATTGGTCCTAATGTGTCCAGTGAATGCAGTCATGCTGCAGGACCTCCACCCTGTTCTCCGTGCTGTGGGGGATCCTGGAGATCCAGCGATACGTCTGTCTCTGGGGGCCCTGAGGCAGAGCCTGGAGCAGCTCTTCCCACAGGAGCTGCCTGGTCAGCAGACATGTGAGGCCTCTGAGCAGACTGCCAGACTTCTCTTCAAACTGTACGACAGGTGAGGAGGGCATGCTGGCCATTCACACATGATCACTCGTGTACATGTGGATCTTGCTTCAGAGCAGCCATGCCTTCTCATAGGGAGGAGACTGGCTTTGTCCTTCTCAGATCTGTGGAAGCTGCACTGGTGGTCCTGTCAGGAGACTCCCTTACAGCCAAACATGGAGGTCAGACTCCCTTACAGCCAACCATAGGGTCCTTTACAGTCATTCCGTTTGGTTGGTTATCTGTAGCTGTGACTTGTGGGGTCCTTTTGACTTTTTCTCCACAGCTCTCTTCCAGTTGGCAGCCAGCAGTAGCAGGGGGCTAGGCCTAGAGGACGTCTCTGTCAGCCGTGCTGGCCTCAGGGTCATGCTGTATGATCTCAGCCAGGTGAGGAACACTTAGTCCTGATTTGGTGACATAACTCCAGTTTTCCAAGCCAAAATTAcactttacaaacaaacaagattaGGCCATCTTAAGAGGCAACCAGGTCacattatataaaacacaagGATCCGAAAACAGTGGCAGAGGTTTAACCTAAGAATCTGCAGAAGGAACCACACCATGTGATATAATATGCACTGATCCTAAATTAGTGGTTGGGGTCTAACCTAACACTCTGTGAAGAGGAATCTAGGATATATgatatttacattcacagcatttagctgatgcttttagctAAaccaacttacagttatgactgagcaattgagggttaaggagctttctcaggggcccaacagtcaCACTTTGGTGGTCGAAGTGGCTTTAACTGGAAACATTCTGATTTCTAGTCCAGCACCGTAACCACTAAGCTATCACTGGCATGATATAATATACTTTAACGATAAACCAGTGGCTCAGGTGTAACCTCAAAATATGGCTGCTTGTTAAGGTCCCTGCTGCCGTACAGGAGAGCCATGTGTTTGGTGAAGTGGAGACAGCAGTCCACTCCTGCTTTAATGGCGTATGTTCcccttctgcacacacactcacacacatacacacacacacacacacacacacacacacacacacgcacacaaaggcTTACTTGCTGTGTGTGCCTTGCCTCCAGGTGCCCAGTGCAAGTGTAGGAGAGGAGCACCTGGTCAGGTGGCTGCAGGAGGAGCCACGTCTGCTACTGTGGCTCTCCACCCTCTACCGGCTCTCCATCAGCAAGGACGTGCAGCACCAAGTCCGCTGCTCCGCCTGTAAGGGCTTCCCCATCACAggcctcaggtgtgtgtgtgggtgtatgtatgtgtgtgagtcaaaagtgcatgcacatgtttatACTATGACTGGGCACAAATTCATATCTAGTTAAACCCCTGGCACATGGAATCACACAACAGGTATCGCTGCCTgaaatgtgtaaacctgcacCTGTGCCAAACCTGCTTCCTCACCGAGAGGCGTACCAGGAAGCACAAACCCTCCCATCCAGTGCTGGAATACTGCACGCAGGTCTGTacccaacactgcacacaggatTGTACCCAACACTGTATGCAGGTCTGTATACAATGGTGCACGCAGGTCTGTACACAATACTGCATGCAGGTCTGTagccaacactgcacacaggtCTATACTCAACACTGCATGCAGGTCTGCTGCCACTGCCCCCTCTGAGTACACTCAGCAAGGCAGAGCTGTGTGTTCTGACTTGGTTATAACATTCTTATCCCCTTGCCAGAATGTAATAAACTTAAGTGTGTAATTCCAGTGTGGGTCCTGCTTGTAATTAATGTGCTACACTACACTTTGTGCCCAGCCTTCATGGAAAGAGTCAATGATGTCACTGGCATCCAGTGCACGCCACACTCTCCTGCCCCGCCGCTACACCACAAGACAGCTGGAGACGAGTACAGCCCTTAATGGCTACCCTCGGCACAGGTATAGgaagtgtgtctgagtgtgtatgtgaatgtgtgtacgtatgcatGGGCATGAGCGTGTGGTGTCACTGAGACATTCTGTTCCCAACCAGTGCACCTGTTCCACTGTGTAACGTTGCTCCTGGAGGCGTGGAtgctcttcatcctcatcctgctcttcctcctccacagATGAAAGGGGAGTCCAAAGCCCTGCAAAAAGATGAGCCTGACATAAAACctcaggtagtgtgtgtgtgtgtgtgtgtgtgtagtgcagtgCCTCAGGTAGTGCATGTGGATGTGTAGCAcctcaggttgtgtgtgtgtgtgtgtggtgcctctggtgtgtgtgtgtgtgtgtgtgtgtgggtgtgtgtgtgtgtgtagtgtcccCCCAGTGCACCTGCTCCACTGTGTGACGTTGCTCCTAGAGGCATGGAcactcttcatcctcatcctcctcttcctcctccacagATGAAAGGGGAGTCCAAAGCTCTGCAAACAAACGAG
It encodes the following:
- the casp20 gene encoding caspase 20, apoptosis-related cysteine peptidase produces the protein METVREMKIFLIDTLSADASFVLQYAHQNEILTKREYSSLHHPHHTQENIIINFLDKVMNKGDKTCCTFLQLLQNKELQQTFPQLQELFRSSESNPQHQEFFNPRPPAPTEISEYKMTSVPRGVCVIINNVTFCPDFGDRKGSDEDEASLKEVFTWLGFSVEVYKNQTAGQMKAVLNDLGQRHHHGDCFVCCILSHGSEAGVNGTDGDIVLIGDIYHPFKATSCQTLINKPKVFFIQACRGKKTQKFVQVQADNLEAKELEEEANFEPDALRFICIPDDGDFFVAQSTVKGFYSLRNPCSGSLFIQSLCKQLKLHCPRCEDIQSILRCVNEEVSRELRKVTIGSKMVTTSQMPIQNVTLRKKLVLSVPT
- the dytn gene encoding dystrotelin isoform X1 translates to MDLDLTEGINEIRPAVYRATLKLQSLQKLCNMNAVMLQDLHPVLRAVGDPGDPAIRLSLGALRQSLEQLFPQELPGQQTCEASEQTARLLFKLYDREETGFVLLRSVEAALVVLSGDSLTAKHGALFQLAASSSRGLGLEDVSVSRAGLRVMLYDLSQVPAAVQESHVFGEVETAVHSCFNGVPSASVGEEHLVRWLQEEPRLLLWLSTLYRLSISKDVQHQVRCSACKGFPITGLRYRCLKCVNLHLCQTCFLTERRTRKHKPSHPVLEYCTQPSWKESMMSLASSARHTLLPRRYTTRQLETSTALNGYPRHSAPVPLCNVAPGGVDALHPHPALPPPQMKGESKALQKDEPDIKPQMKGESKALQTNEPDPQPQMKGKSKALQTDEPDTQPQRKMSLLQTDLSITQKAMRDLERDKWLLEREFQVWRATAQSKHDSLEDRCTDLESTMEVLVQQSQQLEDELGRVRHALSVMVREESGRDIQESGRDIQESSRDIQQPIHMATPQQDNGNNGSERQSTSKSLDSKGSSLSSSPFSSSEMEEDKREERKRETEEEDDEALHLVQEGSDMDVVMDEFVTNLQEEVLLVEDSKEVGLEEEEGPGLDRQVCITEDSRLEGFIQEDNFGPDSSDEEKEQELRDLTQRLKGALLLSTPTGYGSSQKEALLQAARGVGDSVFHMVTSLRSFTGSS
- the dytn gene encoding dystrotelin isoform X2, which gives rise to MNAVMLQDLHPVLRAVGDPGDPAIRLSLGALRQSLEQLFPQELPGQQTCEASEQTARLLFKLYDREETGFVLLRSVEAALVVLSGDSLTAKHGALFQLAASSSRGLGLEDVSVSRAGLRVMLYDLSQVPAAVQESHVFGEVETAVHSCFNGVPSASVGEEHLVRWLQEEPRLLLWLSTLYRLSISKDVQHQVRCSACKGFPITGLRYRCLKCVNLHLCQTCFLTERRTRKHKPSHPVLEYCTQPSWKESMMSLASSARHTLLPRRYTTRQLETSTALNGYPRHSAPVPLCNVAPGGVDALHPHPALPPPQMKGESKALQKDEPDIKPQCPPSAPAPLCDVAPRGMDTLHPHPPLPPPQMKGESKALQTNEPDPQPQMKGKSKALQTDEPDTQPQRKMSLLQTDLSITQKAMRDLERDKWLLEREFQVWRATAQSKHDSLEDRCTDLESTMEVLVQQSQQLEDELGRVRHALSVMVREESGRDIQESGRDIQESSRDIQQPIHMATPQQDNGNNGSERQSTSKSLDSKGSSLSSSPFSSSEMEEDKREERKRETEEEDDEALHLVQEGSDMDVVMDEFVTNLQEEVLLVEDSKEVGLEEEEGPGLDRQVCITEDSRLEGFIQEDNFGPDSSDEEKEQELRDLTQRLKGALLLSTPTGYGSSQKEALLQAARGVGDSVFHMVTSLRSFTGSS